The Microbacterium forte sequence TGCTCGACGAAGACGAGGCGGCCCGCTGACGCGGCCGCCCAGATGACAGCACACGCAGAAGGGCCATTGTGGCAGACCACTACGAGGTACTCGGCGTCTCTCGCGACGCCTCCACCGATGAGATCAAGAAGGCGTACCGGCGCCTCGCCCGTCAACTCCACCCCGACGTGAACCCGGGTGAAGACGCCGCTGAGCGGTTCAAGCTCGTGACGCACGCCTATGACGTGCTGAGCGACGACGACTCCCGCCGCCGCTACGACATGGGCGGGGGCGACGGAGCGGCGAACGACTTCGGCGGGTTCGGCGGCTTCGGAGATATCTTCGAGACGTTCTTCGGCGCAGGCCAGGGCGGCGGGCGCGGAGCGCGTCCGCGGTCGCGGCGCGAGCGCGGCCAGGACGCCCTGGTGCGCGTGACCCTCGATCTCGGCGACGTCGTCTTCGGCGCGCACCGCGACATCGAGGTCGACACGGCCGTGCTGTGCGAGACGTGCAACGGCTCGTGCTGTCAGGAAGGAACGTCGCCCGTCACCTGCGACATCTGCGGCGGTTCCGGTCACGTTCAGCGTCAGGTGCGGAGCCTGCTCGGCAACGTCGTGACGTCTCAGCCCTGCGGCACCTGCGAGGGTTACGGCACCACCATCCCGTACCCGTGCGGCACGTGCGGAGGACAGGGTCGGGTGCGCTCACGCCGCACCGTCTCCCTCGACATCCCTGCCGGCGTCGAGACCGGACTCCGTCTTCAGCTTCCCGGCTCCGGCGAGGTCGGCAAGGCCGGCGGCCCGAACGGCGACCTGTACGTCGAGGTCTCCGTCAACCCGCACCCCTCCTTCAGCCGCGACGGCGACGACCTGCTCGCCACACTCGAGGTGTCGATGCCCGATGCCGTCCTCGGCACCGAGACGACCATCCAGGGGCTCGACGGCGAGGTCGATCTCGAGATCCGCTCGGGCGTGCAGTCGGGCGACGTCCTGACCATCAAGGGCCGCGGCATCACTCCGCTGCGAGGAAACCAGCGGGGCGACCTGCGTGTCGGCGTGCAGGTGGTCACCCCGACCAAGCTGGACTCTGCGCAGCGCGCGCTGATCGAGGACTTCGCGAAGAAGACGAAGGCGCCGGGTCCGCAGCTGGCGCAGTTCCAGCAGGGACTGTTCTCGAAGCTCCGCGACCGCTTCCGTTCGCACTGATCCGGACGGCGATCATGGCACTCCACTTCCTCGTCGAGAACTCCTCGGATGCTGCGGTCGGCGACCTCGTGTCGCTCACCGGGGCTGAGGCCAAGCACGCCGCGGTCGTCCGGCGGCTCCGCGTCGGCGAGGCGGTCACGGTCGGCGACGGTGCAGGGGTGTGGCTCACCGGCGTCGCCGAGGAGGTGTCACCGTCTCGCGTCGAGGTGCGCGTGTCGGCCCGATCCGAAGAATCCGCACCGCATCCGCGGATCGTCCTCGCACAGGCTCTGGCGAAGGGCGATCGCGACGAGCTGGCGGTGCAGGCGGCGTGTGAACTCGGGGTCGACGAGATCGTCCCGTGGCAGGCCAGCCGCAGCGTGTCCCGTTGGGAGGGGCCGAAGGCCGTCAAGGGGCGCGAACGCTGGTCCTCGATCGTCCGAGAGGCGGCCAAGCAGGCGCACCGCGCCTGGGTTCCCGAGGTCTCTCCTCCGGCGACGACGGCAGATCTCGCGGTGCGTGCAGCGTCTCAGCGCCTGCTGCTGCTGGATCCTGGCGCATCGACGCGATTGTCCGAGCTCGAGCCGGACGGCCGCGACATCGTGCTGGTCGTCGGCCCGGAGGGCGGGATCTCCGATGAGGAGCTCACGAAGCTCTCCGACGCCGGTGCGGAACGGGTCCTCCTCGGGGAGACGGTGCTGCGCACCTCCACCGCGGGTCCTGCGGCGATCGCCGTGCTCTCGGTGGCGCTCGGCCGCTGGTGAACGAGGGGACGGGCCGCGCCGGGCTGCGGTCAGTAGACTGAGAGCATGTCCGAGCCCTCGATCTTCACGCGCATCCTCAACGGCGACATCCCGGGTGAGATCCTGCTGGACACCGGCCGGGTGTTCGCGATTCGCGACATCAACCCGCAGGCACCTCTGCACGCGCTCGTGGTTCCCAAGACCGAGGACTACCGAGACGTCACCGAGCTGGCTCAGGGCGACCCGGGGCTTCTCGCCGAGATGGTCGCCGCGGCCATGCAGCTCGCCGCAGAGCATGCGAACGGCGAGTACCGCCTCATCTTCAACAACGGCGCGAGCGCCGCCCAATCCGTCTTCCACGTGCACGCCCATGTGCTCGCCGATATCGAGGAGAACAAGCTCGTTGGCTTCTGACGAAAACGACCCTGTCACCGCATCCGACACCGCTGTCGAGAAGATCTATGCCGACGGCGTCGCCATGGTGCAGCTGCTCGGACCGCAGGACCGCTTGCTGCGGATGCTCGAGAAGGAGCACCGCGACGTGCAGGTGCTCGTCCGTGGCAACGAGATCACGCTCACGGGCACGTCGGACGCCGTCGCGAAGGCGAAGAGTCTCGTCGACGAGCTGATGACCATGACCAAGGCCGGCCACGACCTCGCTCCCAGCGACGTCACGAGCTCGGCGCGCATGCTCCGCAACGACGGAGGACCCCGCCCGAGCGAGGTGCTCGGCGAGGCCATCCTGTCGACTCGCGGCAAGGTCATCCGGCCCAAGACCCTGGGCCAGAAGGAGTACGTGGACGCGATCGAGGAGAACACGATCGTGTTCGGCATCGGTCCGGCCGGAACGGGAAAGACCTATCTGGCGATGGCGAAAGCCGTCCAGGCGCTGCAGCGCAAGGAGGTCACCCGGATCATCCTGACGCGCCCCGCTGTCGAAGCAGGGGAACGTCTCGGCTTCCTCCCCGGCACTCTCACCGACAAGATCGACCCGTACCTGCGTCCGCTCTATGACGCGCTCAACGAGATGATGGACCCCGAGATCGTCCCTCGCCTGATGGCGACGGGCACCATCGAGGTCGCGCCGCTCGCGTACATGCGCGGCCGCACGCTGAACGACTCGTTCGTGGTTCTCGACGAGGCGCAGAACACGACGCCCGAGCAGATGAAGATGTTCCTCACCCGTCTGGGCTTCGGCTCGAAGATGGTCGTCACCGGTGACATCACTCAGGTCGACCTCCCGCAGGGATCCTCGGGGCTCCGCCTCGTGACCCGAGTGCTCGACGGCATCGACGACATCCACTTCGCACGACTCACGAGCGACGACGTCGTGCGGCATTCGCTCGTCGGACGCATCGTCGACGCGTACAGCGAGTACGACGAGCGCCGCACTGCGCAGCGCTTCGAGCGCGAGCAGGCCGCGGAGTTCGCCAATCGCGCCGACCGCCGAGGCGCACAACGACCAGGACCCCGGGACCGGATGCCGAAGCGAGGCCTCTCCTGATGAAACGAGCACAGTCATGATCGAGATCAACAACGAGTCGGCGATCGACGTCGACGAGACCGTGCTGCAGCGGCTGACCGACTTCAACCTGGCGCAGATGCACGTGAGCCCGGATGCCGAGGTCGCGATCGTCCTCGTCGACGAGGGCGCCATGGAGGCACTTCACGTGCAGTGGATGGACGAGCCGGGTCCGACCGACGTTCTCAGCTTTCCGATGGATGAGCTGCGCCCCGGCACCGAAGATCGCCCCACGGCACCAGGGCTGCTCGGAGACATCGTGCTGTGCCCTCAGGTCGCCGAGGCCCAGGCGCAGGCAGCCGGCCACACTCTGATGGATGAGCTGATCCTGCTCACCACGCACGGACTGCTGCACCTCCTCGGTTTCGATCACGCCGAGCCCGAAGAGGAGCGCGAGATGTTCGGTCTGCAGAAGGAGCTCATCCAGGGCTTCGCCGCGGCTGAACGTCGACGATGACCGCCGCTCTCCTGCTCGCAGGCGCTGTTCTGCTCGTCGCATTCGGCGGGCTCATGGCGGCGATCGACGCGGCCTTCGGGGTCACGTCGCGTTCGGACATCGAGGAGATGGGCGCCGAAGGGCGCAACGGCAGCCAGCTGGTGCGGATCGCGGCTGACCCGGACGCACACGTCAACGCCGTCGCGTTCATCCGCGTGCTCGCCGAGACGGCCGCCGCCGTGCTCGTCACGGTCGCGTTCAGCATCCTGTTCGACAACATCTGGTGGGCGATGCTCGCAGCGGCTCTGCTGATGACGGGCATCAGCTTCGTGCTGGTGGGGGCGAGCCCGCGTTCCTTCGGCCGGCATCACGCCGAAGGCATGCTCCGCGCGAATGCGCGGATCGTCCGCGGGCTTCGCATCATCCTCGGGCCGCTCGCCCAGGGACTGGTGCTGCTCGGCAACCGGGTCACCCCCGGCCGCGGCCGCAGCTCGTTCACGTCCGAGGAGCAGCTGCTCAGCATGGTCGACGAGGCCGCCTCGAACGACCTGATCGAGGCCGACGATCGCGACCTCATCCACTCGGTGTTCGACTTCACCGACCAGTTCGTCCGTGCCGTGATGGTGCCCCGCACCGAGATGGTGACGGTCGATGCGACCGCGACGACGAGCGAGGCCATGACGCTGTTCCTGCAGCGTGGTGTGTCACGCATGCCGGTGGTCGACGACGACGCCGACGACGTCGTCGGCGTGCTGTACCTGAAGGACCTGGTGCTGTTCGCCTTCCGCGATGAGAACGCCTGGCGCACGGCGTCCATCCGCCCCATCTCGCGTCCGGCGACCTTCGTGCCCGAGTCCATGCGCGCCGAGACGCTGCTTCAGCAGATGAAGCGCGACGCCGTGCATGTGTGCCTCGTGATCGATGAACACGGAGGCATATCGGGCCTCGTGACCCTGGAGGACCTCATCGAGGAACTCGTCGGCGAGATCTCCGACGAGTACGATCAGGTATCAGCTGAAGTCGTCGAACTGGGCGACGGACGCTACCGCGTGAGCTCCCGACTCTCGCTGGAGGACGTCGGCGATCTGTTCGGTCTCGAACTCGAGGACGAGGACGTGGACTCTATCGGCGGTCTGCTGGGCAAGGCACTGGGCCAGGTTCCGCAACCGGGATCGACGGCGACGGTGGAGGGGCTGACCCTCACCGGCGGCGCGTCTCGAGGGCGCGGCCGCGGAATCGCGACCGTGTTCGTCGAACGCGCGGCAGACGACGCGGATAACGCCGCAGATGAGAGAGACGGAAACGATGACTGAGCAGACGCGAAGCGGGTTCGTGACCTTCGTGGGGCGCCCGAACGTCGGAAAGTCGACTCTCACGAATGCGCTGGTCGGCGAGAAGATCGCCATCACGAGTGAGAAGCCGCAGACGACCCGCCGCGCGATCCGCGGGATCGTGAACCGCCCCGCGGGGCAGCTCGTCATCGTCGACACCCCCGGCATCCACAAGCCCCGCACGCTTCTGGGCGAGCGCCTGAACGACCTCGTCGAGCAGGTGCTCGGCGATGTCGATGTGATCGGCTTCTGCGTGCCGGCGACCGAGAAGGTCGGACCGGGCGATCGCCGCATCGCTGCCTCGCTCGACGGATACCGTCGCGCCAAGAAGATCGCCATCGTCACCAAGACCGATGCCGCGGACCGCGACGAGATCACCGAGCGTCTCCTGGAGGTCGATGCACTGCGCGAGGACTGGGATGCGGTGATCCCGATCTCGGCGCTCACGAACGACCAGCTCGAGGTCCTCGCGGATGAAGTCCTCTCCCTCATGCCGGTGGGCCCCGCCCTCTACGGCGAGGGAATCACGACCGACGAGTCGGAAGAGGATCGCATCGCCGAGATGATCCGCGAGGCGGCGCTCGACGGGGTCCGAGACGAGCTTCCCCACTCGATCGCGGTCGTGATCGACGACATCGCCCCCCGCGAAGGAACCGATCTGACCGATGTGCATGCGTCGATCGTGGTGGAGCGCGACAGCCAGAAGGCGATCATCATCGGTCACAAGGGCAAGCGTCTGGCCGACGTCGGACGCCGTGCCCGTGCCGGCATCGAAGAGCTCCTCGGCACGAGGGTCTTCCTGGGCCTGCACGTCAAGGTCGCGAAGGAATGGCAGCGCGACCCGAAGCAGCTCGGCCGCCTCGGCTTCTGACATGCGACTCCGAGACGCGACGCGGATCGGGTGCTCCGGCGGACGAGAGAGATGAGCGCCCGCGGTGAGAACC is a genomic window containing:
- a CDS encoding 16S rRNA (uracil(1498)-N(3))-methyltransferase, whose protein sequence is MALHFLVENSSDAAVGDLVSLTGAEAKHAAVVRRLRVGEAVTVGDGAGVWLTGVAEEVSPSRVEVRVSARSEESAPHPRIVLAQALAKGDRDELAVQAACELGVDEIVPWQASRSVSRWEGPKAVKGRERWSSIVREAAKQAHRAWVPEVSPPATTADLAVRAASQRLLLLDPGASTRLSELEPDGRDIVLVVGPEGGISDEELTKLSDAGAERVLLGETVLRTSTAGPAAIAVLSVALGRW
- the ybeY gene encoding rRNA maturation RNase YbeY, whose translation is MIEINNESAIDVDETVLQRLTDFNLAQMHVSPDAEVAIVLVDEGAMEALHVQWMDEPGPTDVLSFPMDELRPGTEDRPTAPGLLGDIVLCPQVAEAQAQAAGHTLMDELILLTTHGLLHLLGFDHAEPEEEREMFGLQKELIQGFAAAERRR
- the dnaJ gene encoding molecular chaperone DnaJ; translated protein: MADHYEVLGVSRDASTDEIKKAYRRLARQLHPDVNPGEDAAERFKLVTHAYDVLSDDDSRRRYDMGGGDGAANDFGGFGGFGDIFETFFGAGQGGGRGARPRSRRERGQDALVRVTLDLGDVVFGAHRDIEVDTAVLCETCNGSCCQEGTSPVTCDICGGSGHVQRQVRSLLGNVVTSQPCGTCEGYGTTIPYPCGTCGGQGRVRSRRTVSLDIPAGVETGLRLQLPGSGEVGKAGGPNGDLYVEVSVNPHPSFSRDGDDLLATLEVSMPDAVLGTETTIQGLDGEVDLEIRSGVQSGDVLTIKGRGITPLRGNQRGDLRVGVQVVTPTKLDSAQRALIEDFAKKTKAPGPQLAQFQQGLFSKLRDRFRSH
- the era gene encoding GTPase Era, producing the protein MTEQTRSGFVTFVGRPNVGKSTLTNALVGEKIAITSEKPQTTRRAIRGIVNRPAGQLVIVDTPGIHKPRTLLGERLNDLVEQVLGDVDVIGFCVPATEKVGPGDRRIAASLDGYRRAKKIAIVTKTDAADRDEITERLLEVDALREDWDAVIPISALTNDQLEVLADEVLSLMPVGPALYGEGITTDESEEDRIAEMIREAALDGVRDELPHSIAVVIDDIAPREGTDLTDVHASIVVERDSQKAIIIGHKGKRLADVGRRARAGIEELLGTRVFLGLHVKVAKEWQRDPKQLGRLGF
- a CDS encoding PhoH family protein — its product is MVQLLGPQDRLLRMLEKEHRDVQVLVRGNEITLTGTSDAVAKAKSLVDELMTMTKAGHDLAPSDVTSSARMLRNDGGPRPSEVLGEAILSTRGKVIRPKTLGQKEYVDAIEENTIVFGIGPAGTGKTYLAMAKAVQALQRKEVTRIILTRPAVEAGERLGFLPGTLTDKIDPYLRPLYDALNEMMDPEIVPRLMATGTIEVAPLAYMRGRTLNDSFVVLDEAQNTTPEQMKMFLTRLGFGSKMVVTGDITQVDLPQGSSGLRLVTRVLDGIDDIHFARLTSDDVVRHSLVGRIVDAYSEYDERRTAQRFEREQAAEFANRADRRGAQRPGPRDRMPKRGLS
- a CDS encoding hemolysin family protein gives rise to the protein MTAALLLAGAVLLVAFGGLMAAIDAAFGVTSRSDIEEMGAEGRNGSQLVRIAADPDAHVNAVAFIRVLAETAAAVLVTVAFSILFDNIWWAMLAAALLMTGISFVLVGASPRSFGRHHAEGMLRANARIVRGLRIILGPLAQGLVLLGNRVTPGRGRSSFTSEEQLLSMVDEAASNDLIEADDRDLIHSVFDFTDQFVRAVMVPRTEMVTVDATATTSEAMTLFLQRGVSRMPVVDDDADDVVGVLYLKDLVLFAFRDENAWRTASIRPISRPATFVPESMRAETLLQQMKRDAVHVCLVIDEHGGISGLVTLEDLIEELVGEISDEYDQVSAEVVELGDGRYRVSSRLSLEDVGDLFGLELEDEDVDSIGGLLGKALGQVPQPGSTATVEGLTLTGGASRGRGRGIATVFVERAADDADNAADERDGNDD
- a CDS encoding HIT domain-containing protein, with protein sequence MSEPSIFTRILNGDIPGEILLDTGRVFAIRDINPQAPLHALVVPKTEDYRDVTELAQGDPGLLAEMVAAAMQLAAEHANGEYRLIFNNGASAAQSVFHVHAHVLADIEENKLVGF